A genome region from Mycobacterium sp. 3519A includes the following:
- a CDS encoding ABC transporter permease encodes MAGVASSSRQRSKIAPYLMILPALVYLGIFFVVPLFTLARTSLSSSGGSVFLPTLTFNWDFGNYSEAFTTYRDQIIRSFSYALVATVVCLLLAFPLAYVIAFKAGRYKNLILGLVILPFFVTFLIRTIAWKTILEDDGLVVKALGAIGLLPHEGRLLSTAWAVIGGLIYNWIIFMILPLYVSLEKIDPRLLEASRDLYSGAPRSFRKVILPLAMPGVLAGSMLVFIPAVGDFINADYLGSTQTTMIGNVIQKQFLVVKDYPAAAALSMVLMAIILVGVLLYTRALGTEDLV; translated from the coding sequence ATGGCAGGTGTCGCCAGCAGCAGTCGGCAGCGGAGCAAAATCGCCCCGTATCTGATGATTCTGCCCGCGCTCGTATACCTCGGGATCTTCTTCGTGGTGCCGCTGTTCACGCTGGCCCGCACGTCGTTGTCGAGTTCCGGTGGCTCGGTGTTCCTGCCGACGCTGACGTTCAACTGGGACTTCGGCAACTACTCCGAGGCGTTCACGACTTACCGGGATCAGATCATCCGGTCGTTCTCGTACGCGTTGGTTGCCACGGTGGTGTGCCTGCTGCTGGCCTTTCCGCTGGCGTATGTCATCGCGTTCAAGGCGGGCCGGTACAAGAACCTGATCCTGGGACTGGTGATTCTGCCGTTCTTCGTCACGTTCCTGATTCGCACGATCGCGTGGAAAACGATTCTGGAAGACGACGGTTTGGTGGTCAAAGCCCTCGGAGCGATCGGCTTGCTGCCTCACGAAGGCCGATTGCTCTCGACGGCATGGGCGGTGATCGGCGGGCTGATCTACAACTGGATCATCTTCATGATCCTGCCGCTGTACGTATCGCTGGAGAAGATCGATCCCCGACTGCTCGAGGCGTCGCGCGATCTGTACTCCGGCGCGCCGCGCAGCTTCCGCAAGGTGATCCTGCCGCTGGCTATGCCCGGCGTGCTGGCGGGCAGCATGCTGGTGTTCATCCCTGCGGTCGGTGACTTCATCAACGCCGACTATCTCGGTAGTACGCAGACAACGATGATCGGCAACGTGATTCAGAAACAGTTCCTGGTGGTCAAGGACTACCCGGCCGCCGCGGCGCTGTCCATGGTGTTGA